From the Cyanobacteriota bacterium genome, the window TACGCACTCAAACCACAACGGTATCTCTAGATGCTTTGGCTGCTCGCTCAATTCCCCTAGAAATTGCCCTGAAGAATGGCAAACCAACGTTAATTGAGTTTTATGCTAACTGGTGCACTACCTGTCAGGCTATGGCAGGGG encodes:
- a CDS encoding thioredoxin domain-containing protein yields the protein MTSNPASPQPNHESASELPLSQTVRNLLIVIVAIVLSVAVFLGLRTQTTTVSLDALAARSIPLEIALKNGKPTLIEFYANWCTTCQAMAG